TGCCGCGATCATGGTCGAAGAACACGCCCGGAGAGCGGTGCATCTGGGACACGACAACACGCTCGGTTCCGTTCACGATGAAGGTACCGTTCTGGGTCATCAGGGGCATGTCGCCCATGAAGACATCCTGCTCCTTGATGTCCTTGACCGATTTCGCACCGGTGTTTTCATCGACATCGAACACAATCAGGCGCAGCGTGACTTTCAGCGGTGCGGCATAGGTCATGTCGCGCTGCTGGCATTCGTCAACATCGTATTTCGGCTTTTCAAGCTCGTATTTCACGAATTCCAGCGTCGCGGTCTCATTGAAATCGCGGATCGGGAAAACCGACTGGAAGACGCCCTGCAGACCCTCACCATCGGTATGGGTCGGGGCATCGCCCGAATTCAAAAACAGATCATAAGAAGATTTCTGAACCTCGATGAGGTTCGGCATTTCGAGAACTTCACGAATATTGCCATAGCTGCGCCGGATACGCTTCTGGCCGACATAGGACTGCGCCATAGGGTTTTGCACCTTTCGTCTTGACGCGCATGCACCGTCGGGGCCCGGTGAACGCGGTCTGCGAATGTCAGGACTTCCGGTTCAATACCTGCCGCTCGTCCCACCGCGCGGCTCCCGAACCGTGAACATGCCCTGAAGGAAGCTGAAGCCATGTAGGCATCCGATCAGCGCCCTTCAAGACAGGTTCGGCAGGGACCGGGAAATCCCGGACCCTGCCACAATCAAACCGACAATTGCCGGATTACTTCAGCTCAACCTTGGCGCCAGCCGCTTCGAGCTTCTTCTTCAGCTCTTCAGCTTCGTCCTTGGCAGCGCCTTCTTTGACTTTGCCACCGGCTTCAACCAGGTCCTTGGCTTCTTTCAGGCCCAGACCGGTGATGCCGCGAACTTCCTTGATCACGTTGATCTTGTTGGCACCGGCTTCGACCAGAACAACGTCGAATTCGGTCTTTTCTTCTGCGGCTTCGGCAGCACCGGCAGCCGGGCCAGCCATCATCACAGCGCCGCCAGCAGCGGGCTCGATGCCGTATTCATCCTTCAGGATGGTTTTCAGCTCCTGGGCTTCCAGCAAGGTCAGGCCCACGATTTCTTCGGCGAGTTTTTTCAGATCAGCCATTTTTCCGTTCTTTCCAAGTTTGTGTTCCAACGTCGGATTTCGTCCATACGCCGGGAATAAGTTGCATCAGGCCGCTTCGCGCTCTTCGAGCGTCGAAAGAATGCCCGCGATGTTCGAAGCAGGTGCGCCAATCGCGCCGGCGATGTTCGAAGCAGGTGCGCCGATGCAGCCCACGATCGAAGCAATAAGCTCCTCACGCGACGGCATGGCGGCAACGGCTTTCACACCGGCCGGATCAAGCGCCGTGTCGCCCATTGCACCGCCGAGGATCACGAATTTATCGTTATCCTTGGCGTATTTATCGGCGACCTTGGCCGCAGCCACAGGGTCCTCCGAATAGGACAGCACGGTCATGCCTGTCAGGTATTCAGCAATGCTTGCGCAGGGCTTACCTTCCAGGGCGATCTTGGCGAGCCTGTTCTTGGCAACGCGTACGGACCCGCCTTCTTCACGCATGCGCGCGCGCAGGTCCTGCATCTGTGCAACCGTCATCCCCTCGTAATGGGCAACCACCACGACGCCAGAGCCTTCAAAGATCTGGCCGAGCTCGTCGACCACCTGTTCTTTTTGCGCTCTATCCACGGTTTACTCCAAGTTTGGGGGCGAACCCCCGGCTCTCACTTTCCCGCCACCCTTGCGGATCACGGGTCGGGTCCGTTAACGATGGACCCGAGATCACCCGAGGAGAGCCCCGGAAAATGGTCTCGATTTCCATCTCAGGAAGGAAATTAAGCCGCAAGCAGCACCCTCCGTCTCGGACAGGATCAAGAGGGCGCTGACGAATCATGCACCGACTTGAGTTGCCGTCTCTAGATCGCATGCAAGGGGAATGCAACATCAATCTTGCTCTCCGCATCCGGCCCACACAAAGCTGCGATCCCGTTCTTTGAAGAAAATCCGGAAACGCCCTGAAAACGATGCGCTTTCCTCAACTCATATGTCGCCGCGCCCCGACACCACAAGAGATCTTCGGATCAGACTTTTCAGTCAAAAAAGGCCCCGGCAAAGCGCAGGGGCCTTTATCTGACAGCTTCAGATCCGCTTGTTACTGAGCGGAAACCGCATCAGCGATATCGATGGTCACGCCCGGACCCATTGTCGAACTGATCGAAACCTTCTTGACATAGGTGCCCTTTGCGCCAGTCGGTTTGGCGCGGTTCACCGCCTCAATGAAGGCGCGGACGTTC
This sequence is a window from Paracoccus aerodenitrificans. Protein-coding genes within it:
- the rplL gene encoding 50S ribosomal protein L7/L12, with product MADLKKLAEEIVGLTLLEAQELKTILKDEYGIEPAAGGAVMMAGPAAGAAEAAEEKTEFDVVLVEAGANKINVIKEVRGITGLGLKEAKDLVEAGGKVKEGAAKDEAEELKKKLEAAGAKVELK
- the rplJ gene encoding 50S ribosomal protein L10, whose protein sequence is MDRAQKEQVVDELGQIFEGSGVVVVAHYEGMTVAQMQDLRARMREEGGSVRVAKNRLAKIALEGKPCASIAEYLTGMTVLSYSEDPVAAAKVADKYAKDNDKFVILGGAMGDTALDPAGVKAVAAMPSREELIASIVGCIGAPASNIAGAIGAPASNIAGILSTLEEREAA